One genomic segment of Pongo pygmaeus isolate AG05252 chromosome 19, NHGRI_mPonPyg2-v2.0_pri, whole genome shotgun sequence includes these proteins:
- the LOC129017809 gene encoding LOW QUALITY PROTEIN: atherin (The sequence of the model RefSeq protein was modified relative to this genomic sequence to represent the inferred CDS: inserted 2 bases in 2 codons) yields the protein MATPRAPKAGTAAPSAPRPPXPRPSWLRLDPAARGARLPSRGSPGTTRRAPREPAPLAPVLRSDPGQPLAACSGPLGEPRADPGASTRCAATMXPRGKPTGGRSCGSSPRMGRGERAELSFPAAAPRLKRGFGFWFFFCGNSSVEILLACHTTHPF from the exons ATGGCAACGCCACGGGCCCCGAAGGCCGGGACCGCTGCCCCCTCCGCCCCTCGACCCC CCCCGCGCCCTTCCTGGCTGCGGCTGGACCCGGCTGCGCGGGGCGCGAGGCTGCCTTCCCGGGGATCACCAGGGACCACCCGGCGCGCTCCCCGGGAACCCGCACCCCTGGCCCCAGTGCTCCGGAGCGACCCGGGTCAGCCTCTGGCTGCCTGCAGTGGGCCCCTGGGCGAACCGCGGGCGGACCCAGGAGCGAGCACCCGGTGCGCGGCAACGA ATCCGCGAGGGAAGCCCACGGGCGGCAGGAGCTGTGGCAGCAGCCCCAGGATGGGGCGCGGGGAGCGCGCTGAGCTGTCCTTTCCCGCAGCGGCCCCGCGGTTGAAGCGTGggtttgggttttggtttttcttCTGTGGCAACAGTTCTGTTGAGATATTACTCGCCTGCCATACAACTCACCCATTTTAA